In Deinococcus puniceus, one genomic interval encodes:
- the truD gene encoding tRNA pseudouridine(13) synthase TruD: MSLVFDWSALAASTAGQGTGGTLRRVPEDFRVDEVPAYLPSGEGEHLFVRLEKTGHTTSHMLRELTAHLGVRDRDVGVAGLKDRHAVTSQWISLPGKVERRLESFAMDGVRVLETARHGNKLAMGHLHGNRFVVRVRDAVGTAAEAEATLNQLARVGVPNYFGPQRFGLGGLNAEEGLLVLRGESKIKDPRVRRFLTTSVQSMVFNRFLSLRLERGLFAALIAGDMAKKHDTGGVFLVEDADAERGRAEAGEVSATGTLFGKKVKPLTLAAGELEAEALAAFALTPDVFASRRGDRRLTRIFLQEPQLTPEDDGFTVSFTLPKGSFATSVLREMMKVDIDTSELPEDTPDEAGLESGPAHEGDA, translated from the coding sequence GTGAGTTTGGTGTTTGACTGGTCGGCGCTCGCTGCTTCTACGGCAGGGCAAGGCACGGGGGGGACGCTCCGCCGCGTGCCAGAGGACTTCCGTGTTGATGAAGTCCCCGCTTATCTGCCTTCGGGCGAGGGCGAGCATCTGTTTGTGAGGCTGGAAAAAACGGGCCACACCACCTCTCACATGCTGCGTGAGTTGACGGCCCATCTGGGCGTGCGTGACCGAGATGTGGGCGTGGCCGGACTTAAAGACCGCCACGCCGTGACCTCGCAGTGGATCAGCCTGCCGGGAAAAGTGGAGCGGCGGCTGGAATCGTTTGCGATGGACGGCGTGCGGGTGCTGGAAACGGCGCGGCACGGCAATAAACTGGCGATGGGCCATCTCCATGGCAACCGATTTGTGGTGCGGGTACGGGACGCAGTGGGCACGGCAGCCGAGGCCGAAGCCACGCTGAATCAGTTGGCGCGGGTAGGCGTGCCCAATTATTTTGGCCCGCAACGCTTTGGGCTGGGCGGCCTGAACGCGGAAGAAGGCTTATTGGTGCTGCGCGGTGAGTCCAAGATCAAAGACCCCCGCGTGCGCCGTTTTCTGACCACCAGCGTGCAGAGCATGGTCTTCAACCGTTTTCTGAGTTTGCGGTTGGAGCGTGGGCTGTTTGCGGCCCTGATCGCGGGCGATATGGCTAAAAAGCATGACACGGGCGGCGTGTTCTTGGTGGAAGACGCCGACGCCGAGAGGGGCCGTGCCGAGGCAGGCGAAGTGAGCGCCACCGGAACCCTGTTCGGCAAAAAAGTGAAACCGCTGACGCTCGCCGCCGGGGAATTGGAAGCCGAAGCCTTGGCCGCCTTCGCCCTCACGCCCGACGTGTTCGCCTCGCGCCGGGGAGACCGCCGCCTCACACGGATTTTTCTGCAAGAACCCCAACTGACTCCCGAAGATGACGGCTTCACGGTGTCGTTCACACTTCCCAAAGGCAGTTTTGCCACCAGTGTGCTGCGCGAAATGATGAAGGTGGACATCGATACGTCCGAGTTGCCTGAAGACACTCCGGACGAAGCGGGTTTAGAAAGTGGCCCGGCGCACGAGGGAGACGCATGA
- a CDS encoding MogA/MoaB family molybdenum cofactor biosynthesis protein: MPDTSRPPTSSSLTGSAADVSSSEESTPLGTVSIAPVSIATVSVAKTAHHVAAASAPVRVALLIISDTRTPDTDTSGQYLLAELQAQGHQVTSYRIVKDDAVEIRAALVAFVREATIVISSGGTGITGRDVTIPVVESLITKPIPGFGELFRMLSYAQVGGAAMLSRAVAGLCRGAVIFALPGSLNAVTTAWEGLLKSELSHLAFEVTRHGQPGVADLGGARPAGNLFSPPAATPAGTLNNLTGKPAAAKAPELGRHKPGSGNGS, translated from the coding sequence ATGCCGGATACGAGCCGCCCTCCCACTTCTTCCTCGCTGACCGGATCGGCTGCCGACGTGTCCTCCAGTGAGGAGTCAACGCCGTTGGGAACGGTATCTATCGCCCCGGTGTCCATTGCCACGGTGTCTGTTGCCAAAACCGCCCACCACGTCGCGGCGGCGTCTGCGCCTGTGCGGGTGGCCCTCCTGATCATCAGCGATACGCGCACGCCCGACACCGACACCAGCGGTCAATACCTGCTGGCCGAGTTGCAGGCGCAGGGGCATCAGGTCACGTCGTACCGGATCGTGAAAGACGACGCCGTGGAAATCCGCGCCGCATTGGTGGCCTTTGTGCGCGAGGCAACCATCGTCATCAGCAGTGGCGGCACGGGCATCACCGGGCGCGACGTGACCATTCCGGTGGTGGAGTCGCTGATTACCAAGCCTATTCCGGGCTTCGGGGAACTGTTCCGGATGCTGTCTTATGCACAGGTGGGCGGCGCGGCCATGCTGTCGCGGGCGGTGGCGGGCCTGTGCCGGGGCGCGGTTATCTTCGCCCTGCCCGGCAGCCTGAACGCCGTGACCACCGCTTGGGAGGGCCTGCTGAAATCCGAACTCTCGCACCTCGCCTTCGAAGTGACGCGGCACGGGCAACCGGGCGTGGCCGATCTGGGCGGGGCGAGGCCTGCGGGCAATCTTTTCTCCCCTCCGGCGGCCACTCCCGCTGGAACCCTGAACAATCTGACGGGCAAACCCGCTGCGGCCAAAGCGCCCGAACTGGGCAGACACAAACCGGGGAGCGGCAATGGCAGCTGA
- a CDS encoding DUF1844 domain-containing protein — MPHPEFVGLVNTLQATAEAALGDLNAATASAARDGLLDQSRARQTAERSLKLLTMLAEKTRGNLDFTEADLLTGAIGSLRARLDEQPAPPTELPMFGGPNSGN; from the coding sequence ATGCCTCACCCCGAATTTGTCGGTCTCGTGAATACCTTGCAGGCCACCGCCGAAGCCGCGCTGGGCGACCTGAATGCGGCCACAGCCAGCGCCGCCCGCGACGGCCTGCTTGACCAGAGCCGCGCCCGACAGACCGCCGAACGCAGCCTGAAACTGCTGACTATGCTGGCCGAAAAAACCCGTGGCAATCTGGATTTCACCGAAGCAGACCTGCTGACTGGAGCGATTGGCAGCCTGCGCGCCCGATTGGATGAGCAACCCGCGCCGCCCACCGAATTGCCGATGTTCGGCGGCCCGAATAGCGGGAACTGA
- the dtd gene encoding D-aminoacyl-tRNA deacylase, with the protein MRAVLQRVTRATCTVDGQITGAIGAGFMVLLGVAPGDTAATAAALAQKIVKLRVFNDAAGKMNLALADAGGPSGGGSVLSISQFTLYADTRRGNRPGFSGAAAPDHARTLYAEFNAALRSCGVDVQEGVFGAHMVLDLTNDGPVTLILDTADWLS; encoded by the coding sequence ATGCGGGCCGTTCTGCAACGGGTCACGCGGGCGACCTGCACGGTAGACGGCCAGATCACGGGGGCCATCGGGGCCGGATTCATGGTGCTGCTGGGCGTGGCCCCCGGCGATACGGCGGCTACGGCGGCGGCGTTGGCCCAGAAAATCGTGAAACTCCGGGTCTTCAACGACGCGGCGGGCAAGATGAATCTGGCGTTGGCCGATGCGGGCGGCCCCAGTGGAGGGGGTTCAGTCCTGAGTATCAGTCAATTCACGCTGTACGCCGACACACGCCGGGGCAACCGTCCGGGCTTCAGTGGGGCCGCCGCGCCTGACCACGCCCGCACCCTCTACGCCGAGTTCAACGCGGCTCTGCGCAGCTGCGGCGTAGACGTGCAGGAGGGCGTCTTCGGGGCGCACATGGTGCTTGACCTGACCAACGACGGCCCGGTGACCCTGATTCTGGATACGGCAGATTGGCTGAGTTGA
- a CDS encoding M23 family metallopeptidase — translation MTRRVFRRALLVSLLLLGAAGAASYTVKAGDTLYSVARANTTTVAELTRVNRLSGTTLEVGQVLMLPGSAASAPAVVTPAQITPAPTVPSTGTSSLQGVTVRVPANLKMGEGFTLRLSGARAGQATVRFPSELGEDVRRPAEVLKPVGAAGEFVVPGRVVLGKTTPVVYEVSVGGDLVRGQIPVTALDQPIQHLNLPGSVTNKLQDPARAAEEAAVEKAYARRTPQVWSRPFAPALAAARGTSSGFGQPRTYKAGGPVAYHYGTDFPAPTGTPILAVNDGTVVVAGKYPVRGGLVVIDHGAGVVSMYFHQSRVLAKVGQKVTRGQKIGEVGTTGLSAGPHLHLEVRVRGEATNPSGWMNRLWPR, via the coding sequence ATGACCCGCCGTGTGTTTCGCCGCGCCCTCCTCGTTTCCCTGCTGCTGCTCGGCGCTGCCGGGGCCGCCTCCTACACCGTGAAAGCGGGCGATACGCTGTATTCGGTGGCCCGCGCCAACACCACCACAGTGGCCGAACTGACCCGCGTAAACCGCCTGAGCGGAACCACGCTGGAAGTCGGGCAAGTGCTGATGCTGCCGGGCAGTGCGGCCAGTGCGCCCGCAGTCGTCACGCCTGCCCAGATCACGCCTGCGCCCACCGTGCCCAGCACCGGAACATCCAGCCTGCAAGGGGTCACGGTGCGGGTTCCAGCCAACCTGAAAATGGGCGAAGGCTTTACGCTGCGGCTGAGTGGGGCGCGGGCGGGGCAGGCCACCGTGCGCTTTCCCAGCGAACTCGGTGAAGATGTGCGCCGTCCTGCCGAGGTGCTGAAACCTGTGGGGGCGGCGGGTGAATTCGTGGTGCCGGGGCGCGTGGTGCTGGGCAAAACCACACCTGTGGTCTATGAGGTCAGCGTAGGCGGCGACCTCGTGCGCGGGCAGATTCCGGTCACGGCTCTGGATCAGCCGATTCAGCACCTGAACTTGCCGGGCAGCGTGACCAACAAGCTGCAAGACCCCGCCCGCGCCGCAGAGGAAGCCGCCGTAGAAAAGGCGTATGCCCGGCGCACGCCGCAAGTCTGGTCACGGCCTTTCGCTCCGGCCTTGGCAGCGGCGCGCGGCACGAGTTCGGGCTTTGGGCAGCCGCGCACCTACAAGGCGGGCGGCCCGGTGGCCTACCATTACGGCACCGATTTCCCGGCTCCCACCGGCACTCCTATTCTGGCCGTCAATGACGGCACAGTCGTCGTGGCCGGAAAGTATCCGGTGCGGGGTGGTCTGGTGGTCATCGATCACGGGGCGGGCGTAGTCAGCATGTACTTTCACCAGAGTCGGGTGCTGGCAAAAGTCGGCCAGAAAGTCACACGAGGCCAGAAAATTGGCGAAGTGGGAACCACAGGCCTTAGCGCCGGGCCGCACCTACACCTTGAAGTCCGGGTGCGCGGCGAGGCGACCAATCCGTCGGGGTGGATGAACCGGCTGTGGCCCAGATAG
- a CDS encoding trans-sulfuration enzyme family protein, with product MTDPAQPPAPHPTYDTTTLAARAGEVAQPNGSTALVEPIYQSTVYAYPDLEALEASMSGAQPSAFYYRNGTPNGATLERALAMLEGTEAALVAASGMAAISSAFLGVLKTGDHVITDSRVYGVTYALLAEEFPRLGIAVSFVDACNLEEVEAAFRPETRLLHVESLTNPLMTVPDVPALARLAHARGALLSVDNTFASPAVFRPAQHGADLITHSVSKYLSGHSNAMGGVVCGRADLVAAARTRLLRYGGSMSAFDAWMTLQGLKTLGLRMRAHSGNAQAVADVLVNHPRVRAVYHPGLSDHPQFHLAMDLYPDGFGGMLSADIDDAPAFVRSLAGRIPLAPSLADVITTLSWPWGTSHRALPEPERRRLGITPNLLRLSIGIEDIGDLLGDLEFALDGGQT from the coding sequence ATGACCGACCCCGCCCAGCCGCCAGCTCCGCATCCCACCTACGACACCACCACGCTGGCCGCCCGAGCGGGAGAGGTGGCGCAGCCCAACGGAAGTACGGCGCTGGTGGAACCCATCTACCAGTCCACCGTGTACGCCTACCCCGACCTAGAGGCGCTGGAAGCGTCCATGAGCGGCGCACAGCCCAGCGCGTTCTACTACCGCAACGGCACGCCCAACGGAGCCACGCTGGAGCGGGCTTTGGCAATGCTGGAAGGCACCGAAGCGGCCTTGGTGGCGGCCAGCGGCATGGCGGCCATCAGCTCGGCATTCTTGGGTGTGCTGAAAACGGGCGACCATGTGATCACCGATTCTCGCGTGTACGGCGTTACTTACGCGCTGCTGGCCGAAGAATTCCCGCGCCTCGGCATTGCCGTTTCGTTCGTGGACGCCTGCAATCTGGAGGAAGTGGAAGCCGCCTTCCGGCCCGAAACACGCCTGCTGCACGTAGAAAGCCTGACCAATCCCCTGATGACCGTGCCTGATGTGCCCGCACTGGCACGCCTCGCACACGCACGCGGCGCACTCCTCAGCGTCGACAACACCTTTGCCAGCCCCGCCGTGTTCCGGCCCGCCCAGCACGGCGCAGACCTGATCACGCACAGCGTCAGCAAATACCTGAGTGGGCACAGCAACGCGATGGGCGGGGTGGTGTGTGGCCGTGCCGACTTGGTGGCCGCCGCCCGCACCCGGTTGCTGCGCTACGGCGGCAGCATGAGCGCCTTCGATGCGTGGATGACGCTGCAAGGCCTGAAAACCTTGGGCCTGCGGATGCGTGCCCACAGCGGCAACGCGCAGGCGGTGGCCGACGTGCTGGTCAATCATCCCCGTGTGCGGGCCGTATATCATCCCGGCCTATCGGATCACCCCCAGTTTCACTTGGCTATGGATTTGTACCCCGATGGCTTCGGCGGCATGCTCAGCGCCGACATAGACGACGCCCCGGCCTTCGTGCGTTCGCTGGCGGGCCGGATTCCGCTGGCCCCCAGCTTGGCCGACGTGATCACCACCCTGTCTTGGCCTTGGGGCACCTCGCACCGCGCCCTGCCCGAACCCGAACGCCGCCGCCTCGGGATTACGCCCAATCTGCTGCGCCTGAGCATCGGCATAGAAGACATCGGGGATTTGTTGGGCGACCTAGAATTCGCGCTGGACGGGGGCCAGACATAG
- a CDS encoding endonuclease dU, whose protein sequence is MGFDDAPFERSHRGNVAVFGTVFARRDLHAVVSGQVRRDGRNSTSELARLVAVSGAAEHLHLILLQGVALAGFNVVDAPALHAATGLPVLIVARKPPDLTRIRAALLTQVPGGARKWRLIDALGPMEPCRGVQVQRVGLSLPEAEAALGALTFTGCIPEPLRAAHLIAGGVTRGSSGGQRV, encoded by the coding sequence ATCGGCTTCGATGATGCTCCCTTTGAACGGAGCCACCGGGGAAACGTGGCCGTGTTCGGCACGGTGTTCGCTCGCCGTGACTTGCACGCGGTAGTCAGTGGGCAGGTGCGGCGCGATGGACGCAACAGCACCTCCGAACTGGCGCGGTTGGTGGCGGTCAGCGGCGCTGCGGAACATCTGCACCTGATCTTGCTGCAAGGCGTGGCACTGGCCGGATTTAACGTGGTAGACGCACCCGCCCTGCACGCCGCCACCGGGTTGCCCGTGCTGATCGTGGCCCGCAAACCGCCCGATTTGACCCGCATTCGCGCCGCCCTGCTGACCCAAGTGCCGGGGGGCGCACGCAAATGGCGGCTGATAGACGCCCTCGGCCCGATGGAACCTTGCCGGGGCGTGCAGGTGCAGCGTGTGGGCCTGAGCTTGCCGGAAGCCGAAGCCGCGCTGGGCGCACTGACCTTTACAGGCTGCATTCCCGAACCCTTGCGGGCCGCCCACCTGATCGCGGGCGGCGTGACACGGGGCAGCAGCGGTGGGCAGCGGGTGTAG
- a CDS encoding bifunctional metallophosphatase/5'-nucleotidase yields MKTNLMLIGAALTLSSCSLLSGPAQTSVTIIGVNDFHGNILPTSFRVPDPADRTKTLTVQAGGIESIGGVLTEARKANPNTVFVGVGDMTGASPLISGLLRDEPSIDALNKLGMAVNVVGNHEFDYGFAELQRYQKGGCNSNDAAKACKYNNTFAGANFTYIAANVVDEKTGKTVLPAYKMITVGGAKIAFVGAVLKETPTVVTPAGVAGLRFEDEVASINAAIPAIKRAGADAIIALVHQGGASPDAFDIVDCKTLTGPIVDIAKKLDSSISAVMTGHTHRGYNCLVPGPDGVNRTVIQGDAYGHLLQRLDLTIDTRANKVLALKSSNVVVNAATTPKDAAMTAIVQKAKTLTDPLAQQPVGTLGVEQITRVQNTAGESALGNVIADSQLAATRAADKGGAVLALMNPGGIRADLPVNVPNPDKKVTYGDAFTVQPFGNILSVLTLTGAQLKAVLEQQFDNPAAGQNRILQVSQGFTYTWDNSKPKGEKVSALVLNGTPIDPAANYRIAVNNFLADGGDGFTTFRQGKDLIGGDLDIDAFRTYLQSSTISAPAVGRITRLN; encoded by the coding sequence ATGAAAACGAACCTGATGTTGATCGGCGCAGCCCTCACCCTGAGCAGCTGTTCCTTGCTGTCCGGCCCGGCCCAAACCAGTGTGACCATCATTGGCGTGAACGACTTTCACGGCAATATCTTGCCCACCAGCTTCCGTGTACCTGACCCTGCTGACCGCACCAAGACGCTGACCGTGCAGGCAGGCGGCATCGAGTCCATCGGCGGCGTGCTGACCGAGGCCCGCAAGGCCAATCCCAACACCGTATTCGTGGGTGTGGGCGACATGACCGGAGCCAGCCCCCTCATCAGCGGCCTGCTGCGCGACGAGCCTTCCATCGACGCCCTGAACAAACTGGGCATGGCCGTGAACGTGGTGGGCAACCACGAGTTCGACTACGGCTTCGCCGAATTGCAGCGCTACCAGAAGGGCGGCTGCAACAGCAACGACGCGGCCAAAGCCTGCAAATACAACAACACCTTCGCGGGCGCGAACTTTACGTACATCGCCGCCAACGTGGTGGACGAAAAGACCGGCAAAACCGTATTGCCCGCCTACAAGATGATCACGGTGGGCGGCGCGAAGATCGCCTTCGTGGGCGCAGTCCTCAAAGAAACCCCCACGGTGGTCACTCCGGCAGGCGTGGCGGGCCTGCGTTTCGAAGATGAAGTGGCGTCCATCAACGCCGCGATTCCGGCCATCAAGCGCGCTGGGGCCGACGCCATCATCGCCCTTGTTCATCAGGGCGGAGCCAGCCCCGACGCCTTCGATATCGTGGACTGCAAGACCCTGACCGGCCCCATCGTGGACATTGCCAAGAAGCTGGATTCCTCGATTTCCGCCGTCATGACGGGACACACCCACCGGGGTTACAACTGCCTCGTTCCCGGCCCCGACGGTGTCAACCGCACGGTCATTCAGGGCGACGCTTACGGCCACCTGCTGCAGCGCCTCGACCTGACCATCGACACCCGTGCCAATAAAGTGCTGGCCCTGAAATCCAGCAACGTGGTGGTCAACGCCGCCACCACCCCCAAAGACGCCGCCATGACTGCCATCGTGCAGAAGGCCAAGACCCTGACCGATCCGCTGGCGCAGCAGCCGGTGGGCACCTTGGGCGTGGAGCAGATTACGCGCGTCCAGAACACCGCCGGAGAGAGCGCACTGGGTAACGTCATTGCCGATTCGCAACTGGCCGCCACCCGCGCCGCCGACAAGGGCGGGGCCGTCTTGGCTCTGATGAACCCCGGCGGCATCCGCGCCGACCTGCCTGTGAACGTCCCCAACCCCGACAAGAAAGTGACCTACGGCGACGCCTTCACGGTGCAGCCCTTCGGCAACATCCTGTCGGTGCTGACCCTCACGGGCGCGCAACTTAAGGCCGTGCTGGAGCAGCAGTTCGACAACCCCGCCGCCGGACAGAACCGGATTTTGCAGGTCAGCCAAGGCTTCACCTACACGTGGGACAACAGCAAGCCCAAGGGCGAAAAAGTCAGTGCGTTGGTGCTGAACGGCACGCCGATCGACCCCGCCGCCAACTACCGCATCGCCGTCAACAACTTCCTCGCCGATGGCGGCGACGGCTTTACCACCTTCCGTCAGGGCAAAGACCTGATCGGCGGCGACCTCGACATCGACGCCTTCCGCACCTACCTCCAGAGCAGCACCATCAGCGCTCCGGCAGTGGGCCGTATTACGCGCCTGAACTGA
- the glgP gene encoding alpha-glucan family phosphorylase has protein sequence MNVIGKVTVLPQLPEAIARLSELAYNLYWSWTPHAQALYSELDAPTWERFQRNPVRTLLEVPQERLLAVAADPAYVARYTQVMADFDAYMNKKDTWASKNATNLKPVAYFSMEYAYHESLPIYSGGLGVLAGDHCKSASDLGLPFTAVGMLFHQGYFRQLFNKDGWQEEAYDELDLTTLPITPALGSDGTQARVKVRIGTRDVHVRLWNLQIGRIRVILLDANVPDNSEEDRKLTARLYGGNQELRVQQYVLLGVAGIRALRVLNIPGSVYHMNEGHAALMGLERVREYVASGLDFRSAVETVASSTLFTTHTPVPAGNDAFTYELMDKYISKWPALLNATRDDLYGLARHDQFWDGHWVPSFSMTVFALNMTRAANGVSELHGEVSRKMWNFLYEGATPEEVPIGHVTNGAHNLTFTSQAMRDLLSTVLPADWTERLEDEEMWKPVDKLSDGQLSDVQRTMKREMIDFVRSSQREQMLRNGASAADVAATDTLLSENALTIGFARRFATYKRATLLFRDRARLNAIINNPERPVQFVFAGKAHPADNPGKAFIQEIYRMSQEPEFRGKIVILENYDMNVARHLVQGVDIWLNNPRRPLEASGTSGMKASFNGSPNFSVLDGWWREGYDNTNGWPIGDEREYADLNLQDDADAYSLYSHLEHDIVPRYYGTLAGADSWAHTVRRAIETCSPRFSMQRQVIDYVRQYYIPLSVRGEAVAADDSASARQIAGWKTWVRQQWPYTQITANADLPTTAQPGQAVTVTAHVNPAGIHPEELKVEAVLSRGEHRIRVPLTYNQNNTYTAQVPLKDSGLYSIGVRMVPEIAGLSNELELGLIKWA, from the coding sequence ATGAACGTTATCGGGAAAGTGACCGTCTTGCCTCAACTGCCGGAGGCCATCGCACGGCTTTCAGAACTCGCCTATAACCTGTACTGGTCATGGACGCCGCACGCTCAGGCCCTGTATTCCGAACTGGACGCCCCCACTTGGGAACGCTTCCAACGCAACCCGGTGCGTACCCTGCTGGAAGTGCCGCAGGAGCGCCTGCTGGCGGTGGCTGCCGACCCCGCCTACGTGGCCCGCTACACGCAGGTCATGGCCGACTTCGATGCCTACATGAACAAAAAAGACACGTGGGCCAGCAAGAATGCCACGAACCTGAAGCCTGTAGCCTACTTCAGCATGGAGTACGCCTACCACGAGTCGCTGCCGATCTATTCGGGCGGTCTGGGCGTGCTGGCGGGCGACCACTGCAAGAGTGCCTCCGATCTGGGCCTGCCCTTTACGGCGGTGGGCATGCTGTTTCATCAGGGCTATTTCCGGCAACTCTTCAATAAGGACGGCTGGCAGGAAGAAGCCTACGACGAGCTTGACCTGACCACGCTGCCCATCACGCCCGCGCTGGGCAGTGACGGCACACAGGCCCGCGTGAAGGTGCGAATCGGCACCCGTGACGTGCATGTGCGCCTCTGGAACCTGCAAATTGGCCGAATCCGCGTGATTTTGCTGGACGCCAACGTGCCCGACAACAGCGAAGAAGACCGCAAGCTGACGGCCCGCCTGTACGGCGGCAATCAGGAACTGCGCGTGCAGCAGTACGTGTTGCTGGGCGTAGCCGGAATCCGCGCCCTGCGCGTACTGAATATCCCCGGCAGCGTGTACCACATGAACGAGGGCCACGCCGCACTGATGGGTCTGGAGCGCGTGCGCGAGTACGTGGCCAGTGGTCTAGATTTCCGCAGCGCCGTAGAGACGGTGGCCAGCAGCACGCTGTTTACCACGCATACGCCCGTGCCTGCCGGAAACGACGCCTTTACCTACGAACTGATGGACAAATACATCAGCAAGTGGCCCGCACTGTTGAATGCCACCCGCGATGACCTGTACGGCTTGGCCCGCCACGATCAGTTCTGGGACGGCCACTGGGTGCCCAGTTTCTCTATGACCGTGTTTGCCCTGAACATGACCCGCGCCGCCAACGGGGTCTCGGAACTGCACGGCGAGGTCAGCCGCAAGATGTGGAACTTCCTGTACGAGGGAGCCACCCCCGAAGAAGTGCCCATCGGCCACGTGACCAACGGGGCGCACAACTTGACCTTCACCTCTCAGGCCATGCGCGACCTGCTGAGCACAGTGCTGCCTGCCGACTGGACGGAGCGTCTGGAAGACGAGGAGATGTGGAAGCCCGTAGACAAGCTCAGCGACGGCCAGCTCAGCGACGTGCAGCGCACCATGAAGCGCGAAATGATCGATTTTGTGCGGAGCAGCCAGCGCGAGCAGATGCTGAGGAACGGGGCGAGTGCCGCAGACGTGGCTGCCACCGACACCCTGCTCTCCGAAAACGCCCTGACCATCGGCTTTGCCCGCCGCTTTGCCACCTACAAGCGGGCCACGCTGCTGTTCCGTGACCGCGCACGCCTGAACGCCATCATCAACAACCCGGAGCGGCCCGTGCAGTTCGTGTTCGCGGGCAAGGCGCACCCCGCCGACAACCCTGGCAAGGCCTTTATTCAGGAAATCTACCGCATGTCGCAGGAACCCGAATTCCGGGGCAAGATCGTGATTCTGGAAAACTACGACATGAACGTGGCCCGCCATCTGGTACAGGGCGTAGACATCTGGCTCAACAATCCACGCCGCCCTCTGGAAGCATCGGGCACCAGCGGCATGAAGGCCAGCTTCAACGGCAGCCCCAATTTCAGTGTGCTGGACGGGTGGTGGCGCGAAGGCTACGACAACACCAACGGTTGGCCCATCGGTGACGAGCGCGAATACGCCGACCTGAACCTGCAAGACGACGCCGACGCCTACAGCCTGTACAGCCACTTGGAACACGACATCGTGCCCCGCTATTACGGCACGCTGGCCGGAGCCGACTCCTGGGCGCACACCGTTCGCCGCGCCATCGAAACCTGTAGCCCGCGCTTTTCTATGCAGCGTCAGGTCATCGATTATGTGCGCCAATACTACATTCCCCTCAGCGTGCGCGGCGAGGCCGTGGCCGCTGACGACAGCGCCAGCGCCCGCCAGATCGCCGGATGGAAAACATGGGTGCGCCAGCAGTGGCCCTACACCCAGATCACGGCCAACGCCGACCTGCCCACCACCGCGCAGCCCGGCCAAGCCGTGACCGTCACGGCCCACGTGAACCCGGCAGGCATTCACCCCGAAGAACTGAAGGTAGAGGCCGTGCTGTCGCGGGGCGAACACCGCATTCGCGTGCCGCTGACCTACAACCAGAACAACACCTACACGGCGCAGGTGCCCCTGAAAGACAGCGGCCTGTATTCCATCGGCGTGCGGATGGTGCCCGAAATCGCGGGCCTGAGCAACGAACTGGAGCTGGGCCTGATTAAATGGGCCTGA